The Polaribacter sp. KT25b genome contains the following window.
ATTTTATCAAAATGAATTTTATCAATGCTATTATAACTTTTTTCTAAAGCTTCTTCTATAGTATTTCCAAAAGAAGTAATTGCCATAACTCTACCTCCGCTTGTTACAACTTTATCGTCTTTAATAGTTGTGCCCGCATGAAAAACAATAGATTCATCAACAGTATCAAAACCAGTAATTTCTTTGTTTTTTTCATACGCTTCAGGATATCCGCCAGAAACTAACATAATTGTAGTTGCTGTTTTATCCGTTACAGAAAAAGATTTTTTATCTAAAGTTTGATTTGCAACACCTTCAAATAACTCAAATAAATCAGACTCGATTCTAGGCAAAACAACTTCGGTTTCTGGATCTCCCATTCTTACATTATATTCAACTACAGAAGGATTTCCATTATCATTCATTAATCCGATAAAAATAAAACCTCTATAATCAATTCCATCTTTTTGTAAACCGTCAATTGTTGGTTTTACTACTAATTCTTCTACTTTATCCAAAAAAGCTTTATCAGCAAATGGCACTGGAGAAATAGCTCCCATTCCACCAGTATTTAAACCAGTATCTCCTTCTCCAATTCTTTTATAATCTTTTGCTGATGGTAAAATTTTATAGTTTTTTCCATCTGTTAAGACAAACACAGACAATTCTATTCCTTTTAAAAACTCTTCAATAACAACTGTTGTTGATGCTTCTCCAAATTTCTGATTAGAAACCATTTCTTCTAATTCTGTTTTAGCTTCATCCAAAGAATTTATAATTAAAACACCTTTTCCTGCTGCTAAACCATCTGCTTTTAAAACGAAAGGCGGATCTAAAGTTTCTAAAAAAGCAAAACCTTGCGTTAAATTATCTTTTGTAAATGATTGATACCTTGCAGTTGGCACACCATGTTTTTGCATAAATTGTTTAGAAAAATCTTTTGAACCCTCTAACAAAGCACCGTCTTTTTTTGGACCAATAACCGGAATGTTTTTCAACTCATTATCTTCTAAAAAGAAATCGTGAACACCTTCTACCAAAGGCACTTCTGGACCAACAACAACCATTTTAATATCGTTCTCTAAAACAGTTTTTTTAATCGCTATAAAATCAGAAACACTAATATTAATATTTGTTGCAATTTTGTGAGTTCCTGCATTTCCAGGAGCCACAAATATTTGATTAATCTTGTTGCTTTTTAGTAGTTTTAAAGTAAAGGCATGTTCTCTACCTCCAGAACCTAAAATAAGTACATTCATGTGTGTTGTGTTGTTATGATTGCAAATATATTTTAAATTCTTTGGATACTCAATTTAATAGGAAAGTCAATTTAGATTTTTAATTAAAATTACCATTTTTAAAAACACATAACTACAGATGTAGTGTGTTAAAGATTAAA
Protein-coding sequences here:
- the purD gene encoding phosphoribosylamine--glycine ligase, encoding MNVLILGSGGREHAFTLKLLKSNKINQIFVAPGNAGTHKIATNINISVSDFIAIKKTVLENDIKMVVVGPEVPLVEGVHDFFLEDNELKNIPVIGPKKDGALLEGSKDFSKQFMQKHGVPTARYQSFTKDNLTQGFAFLETLDPPFVLKADGLAAGKGVLIINSLDEAKTELEEMVSNQKFGEASTTVVIEEFLKGIELSVFVLTDGKNYKILPSAKDYKRIGEGDTGLNTGGMGAISPVPFADKAFLDKVEELVVKPTIDGLQKDGIDYRGFIFIGLMNDNGNPSVVEYNVRMGDPETEVVLPRIESDLFELFEGVANQTLDKKSFSVTDKTATTIMLVSGGYPEAYEKNKEITGFDTVDESIVFHAGTTIKDDKVVTSGGRVMAITSFGNTIEEALEKSYNSIDKIHFDKMNFRKDIGFDLV